In Ficedula albicollis isolate OC2 chromosome 19, FicAlb1.5, whole genome shotgun sequence, one DNA window encodes the following:
- the TLCD2 gene encoding TLC domain-containing protein 2, protein MRDSSAVGRAFLVEAIRQFSVLDVGSAPVVRSGGVLTRAGCGLAPLVPCDAGRADISPGINYRPPAPRVPRPDGKRCRCASAPPWPFPSGVMLAVSPAGRCAPRAGQGGAGEAVPVPGAVPGTRGLERLVPPPPSAQHNRWKWRNIWTSLAHSVLSGGGALAGFYLHPELSHDLVGKHPPGAHSLVAVSVGYFLEDFVDMLCNQKLHQSWELLFHHSVVIICFGIAVLLHQYVGFALVALLVEINSIFLHLRQILLMANLVHTTCYRLNSLINLGTYVVFRMATLAWMSRWLFLNRHNVPPAAYAVGTLGMAIMTPMNIILLYRLLRSDFFKSRGDVRREKEE, encoded by the exons tgctgtgggcagagcatTTTTAGTCGAGGCAATCAGACAATTTTCCGTCCTTGATGTGGGCTCAGCCCCGGTGGTGCGGTCTGGGGGTGTCCTGACCCGGG CCGGCTGCGGGCTGGCGCCGCTTGTGCCGTGCGATGCCGGGAGGGCGGATATATCCCCGGGGATCAATTACCGGCCTCCCGCTCCCCGCGTCCCACGCCCCGACGGGAAGCGCTGCCGCTGCGCGTCCGCACCCCCTTGGCCCTTCCCCTCGGGGGTGATGCTCGCTGTGTCCCCGGCCGGGCGATGCGCCCCGCGGGCGGGGCAGGGCGGTGCCGGCGAggcggtgccggtgcccggGGCGGTGCCG gggacccgGGGGCTGGAGCGGCTTGTGCCGCCGCCGCCTTCGGCCCAGCACAACCGCTGGAAGTGGCGCAACATCTGGACATCGCTGGCGCACAGCGTGCTCAGCGGCGGCGGGGCGCTGGCCGG gttCTACCTCCACCCCGAGTTGTCACACGACCTGGTGGGCAAACACCCGCCCGGGGCGCACAGCCTGGTCGCCGTGTCTGTAG GCTATTTCCTCGAAGACTTTGTGGATATGTTGTGCAATCAGAAACTTCATCagtcctgggagctgctgtttcaTCACTCTGTG gtGATCATCTGCTTTGGtattgctgtgctgctccaccaGTATGTGGGCTTCGCCCTCGTGGCTTTGCTGGTGGAGATCAACTCCATCTTCCTGCACCTGCGGCAGATCCTGCTCATGGCCAACCTGGTGCACACCACCTGCTACCGCCTCAACAGCCTCATCAACCTGGGCACCTACGTGGTGTTCCGCATGGCCACGCTGGCCTGGATGTCCCGCTGGCTCTTCCTCAATCGCCACAACGTGCCCCCTGCCGCCTACGCCGTGGGCACGCTGGGCATGGCAATCATGACCCCCATGAACATCATCCTCCTCTACCGCCTGCTGCGGAGTGACTTCTTCAAATCCAGAGGGGACGTGCGGCGGGAGAAGGAGGAATAG